The genomic interval CTGCCCAAGGCCAACCCCGATTCCCTGGAGACTGCTGGCCCCTCATCCCCAGCCTCTGTCACAGTCACTGTCGGCGATGAGGGGGCTGACACCCCTGTAGGGGCCACACCACTCATTGGGGATGAACCCGAGAATCTCGAGGGAGATGGGGACCTCCATGGGGGTCGCATCCTGCTGGGTGAGAAGCCGGGGGAGTCTggggaggggtgaggtggggtgacTTCTGACTCTGTCTTCCCTCTTATCTTGTCTCTTGCCTGCCTGTGTTTTCCAGGCCATGCCACAAAGTCGTTCCCGTCTTCCCCCAGCAAGGGGGGTGCCTGTCCCAGCCGAGCCAAGATGTCAATGACAGGGGCCGGAAAATCACCCCCATCAGTTCAGAGTTTGGCTATGAGGCTGCTAAGTATGCCGGGCGCCCAAGGGGCGCCAGCAGCAGGGCCTGAACCCCCTCCGGCCACAGCCAGCCCAGAGGGGCAGCCCAAGGTTCATCGAGCCAGGAAAACCATGTCCAAACCAGGAAATGGACAGGTGAGGCTTAGGGGGATGGCTGTGGGAGTGGGAGAAACAGAATAATTAACCATAAACCCCCGTGGGCTGCTGTTTTACAATTTAGCTTCAGGCCTTTTCTTATCCAGTACGTGACTGCTTCACATATTTACCAAGGGGCTACCGTacgtcagattctttactggggCTTAATCTATGAACACACCAGATACCTGTCTTCCTGGGGGTTGTGCTCTTAGGGAGAGGAGAGTAGAAGATACAAATGTTGAAAAGTTAATTGTGTCGTCAATGTCTTAATTACTCTTGTGACAACAACTATAGAGACTTCAAACCACCTTTCCTGTTCTACTTCAAAGCAAGCCCCCAGGGaacttctccctcccttctttgaAACTGTCCCTGCTGTTTTAAAGGTTTTACTGTGAATCTCTACTGAGAAGGAGACAAGGGAAGTGACAAGAGCCCCAGAATCTCAGAAGCTTTATGACAGTGTTTTTAGGGATCTGGATATCATGTTGTTCCGGGTTTGCTTTGCGTACCTTTGATCAAGGCCttaatttgtttttccatgtGGAAAGGAGGGGGCAAGGGGCCTGCTTCTGTGTCTATGAAGGGTTGAGTGTTAGAAGGGGAATATGGCCTGACGTGGTTCATATTGCCAGAGAACTTTGGATGGCGTTTCTGAGGGTGTggctcaccaccccaccccaacctggGGCTCTCAGCTCATCCAGACAGAACCTTAGATGCTCCCTGACCCTAAGTGTGCTCCCTCTtggcccccagcccccagtcccTGAGAAGCGGCCCCCTGAAGTGCAGCATTTCCGCATGAGTGATGACGTGCACTCGCTGGGGAAGGTGACCTCAGGTCAGTCCCATCCCCCACCTACCTGTGGCTTGCTATGGCCTGTGCTAAGGGCTTAGAGTGCCAGTCtcactcctttctctctctctctcttcttctagaTGTGGCCAAAAGGAGGAAGCTGAACTCAGGAGGTGGCTTGGTGAGCCAGGAGGGGCTGGGAACAGGGCCTCTCTCCCTGAGGGCTGCTCTGAGGCAGCCCCAGAGCTGGGGTTCCATCTTACCCTCACGGGAAATGGGTTGGTGAGTGAGTGCCAGCAGCGTCAATGTTTCTTCAATCTTTTTCTAGTCAGAAGAGTTGGCTTCTACGCGGAGTTCGGGAGAAGtgaccctggagaagggggaCCCCGGGTCCCTGGAGGAGTGGGAAACGGTGGTAGGGGATGACTTCAGCCTCTACTATGATTCCTACTCTGTGGATGAGCGGGTGGACTCTGACAGCAAGGTGAGAGGGAGCCAGCCACCCTCCGAGCCACGCTCCCCTCGCATCCAGGGCTCATTCGCCAGTCTTTCCTGCCccactttttcctctctttccttttctgaacACCCACTAGTTCACTGCCCCGTACTATCTATAACTTATTTCCATTGTGTGCTCTACCCCATACCATCCCCTTGTCCCGCTCCAGTGATAATCACCACCCTGGACTTGGGGTGTAACATCCCGTTTTAtggtttatttgttgtttattcctttgtttcttgtttgGTTTGTTTCACATGTGTGTTTGCCCATGCAACATAATGCTTAGTCTTGCCccttttactttttgtttgttttctcatggAATCTTtcagatacacacaaaaaatagaaTAGTGAGCCCCCAGGTGGCCATCACCCAGCTCGAAGGATTAGCAATACACAGCGGGTCTTGCTTGACTCATCTGTTCCTCCCCTAATACCCATACCTACTGGATTGGTTCAAAGCAAATAGCCAGGCACCATTTCATCTAGAAACATTTCCATAAGTCTCTCTAAACATTAGAcctctttctgttttcaaaagaTTTACAgatgtttttggggttttttttggccgAATCATGTGGCTtacagggatcttagttccccagccagagatagaacccatgcttcctgcaggggaagcatggagacctaaccactggacctcccgGGAAGTCCCTACAAATGATTATTTAATCCCATCGCCTTGCTACCAATTAGTCTTCGCATTTTCTCAGTTGTTTCATAAATGGGTTTTCATTTGTCAAGTTTCAAATGAGTTCCACACATTGATCTGATTATTTGTCTTAGGTCTCTCTTGGTATATAGGTTCCCTGCCttctaaaaaaataacttttttttgcCACTCATTTGTTAAAGGAACAAGAATTCTGTCCTGCAGAATTCTTCACACTTAGGAGTCGGCTGATCGGGTGGGGATTGACATGTAATTCTCTGTCCAGTGTTTCTTCTTGTAAACTCATAGATCCAGAAGTGTGCTCAGCCTCAGAgacctgttgtttttctttttagtttggtAAGACTTGATAGCAGGTGCGTCCTGTTGTATCATCAGGTGTTGGACATTTGGTCTTTTATTAGTGAAGTTAAGATCAGTGGATTCAGACGATATCACTCAGATTTCATTATAGCATTTCTGATTAGCTTTTCATGTAGTGTTTTCAGTCTCGCCTGTTTATGAACTTCATAGAGTATCATACTATACATTTGTTACCtggaactgcttttttttttccccctccttacTGTTATGTTGCCAAGATCATCACAGTTTTGCATGTCACCGTAGCACCGTATTTTTCATTGTTGTATAACACGCCATACCCCCTCTTTGTACCcagcctttccttcctctcctgtccACAGTCATCTTCACCAGGGAACCATCCTTGGGGATTTATGGTTTTCTTGATCACACCTCCTTCTCTGAGTCCCAGGGGTTGTATGTGTCCTACCCTGCCTCTCTCCCAAGTTCTCCCCAAGAGCGAGCTGTGGCCTGGGGAGGCCACAGCTTTACCTCTCTTCCAGTCTGAGGTTGAAGCTCTGGCTGAACAACTgagtgaggaagaggaagaggaggaggaggaagaggaggaagaagaagaggaggaggaggaggaggaagaagaagaggaagatgaagagTCTGGCAATCAGTCTGACAGGGTAGGGTTGGAAGCCAGCAGCCCCAGAGGAGTGGAGACTGCAGGACCAGAAGTCTGAGTCCTCCAAGGAGGGGGGTTACGGGCTGGGGGCCACCTGCCACCCTaatgctcctcctcctccccagagtGGTTCCAGCGGCCGCCGCAAAGCCAAGAAGAAATGGCGGAAGGACAGCCCATGGGTGAAGCCATCACGGAAACGGCGGAAACGAGAGCCTCCGAGGGCCAAGGAGCCACGAGGTGAGGAGGCTCCTCTGCTTTGGggtcccctcctccagccccctcccagcccccagagaGCGTGCATGCACACCCACGCTCCGCATGCACCCCCGCGTCCAGGCACCTGTGAGCTCGcactctcactctctctgtctctgtgtcaggAGTGAATGGTGTGGGCTCCTCAGGCCCCAGTGAGTACATGGAGGTCCCTCTGGGGTCTCTGGAGCTGCCCAGCGAGGGGACCCTCTCTCCCAACCACGCTGGTAATTGCCAATTGCCGATTGCCGGGATAGGGAGCCACTAGGGGTGCCCTCAGGGCCAGAGggaatggggaggagggggacCCCACTGGAGCTGGGGTGTCCATGACCAGACTTTGGGGGTTCGGGAGCATGGAGGAAAAGTCAGGGTGGGGGTGAGAGGCCCCATGAGGGGTCCTGGCGGGTGAGGGGCTGGGCCTCCCTCAGCTCCCTGCTCCCTCTATCCAAGGGGTGTCCAATGACACATCTTCGCTGGAGACAGAGCGCGGGTTTGAGGAGCTGCCCCTCTGCAGCTGCCGCATGGAGGCCCCCAAGATAGACCGCATCAGCGAGAGAGCAGGGCACAAGTGCATGGCCACAGAGAGCGTGGACGGAGAGGTGGGCCTGGGGACTGGCCGGCGAGATGCCAGGGCAGCTGGCCCCGGAGCCCAGCCTCACCTCTTGTCACCCGGCCTCGCCGCCCACAGCTGTCCGGCTGCAATGCTGCCATCCTCAAGCGGGAGACCATGAGACCGTCCAGCCGTGTGGCCCTGATGGTGCTCTGTGAGACCCACCGTGCGCGCATGGTCAAACATCACTGCTGCCCCGGCTGTGGCTACTTCTGTACGGCGGTGAGTGACCAGCAGGGCAGCCAGGTGGCGTGCCCCAAGGGGCAGAGGCTCCCGGAGCCTGACCGTGTTATTTCCCTGCCCTTAGGGCACCTTCCTGGAGTGTCACCCCGACTTCCGTGTGGCCCACCGCTTCCACAAGGCCTGTGTGTCCCAGCTGAACGGGATGGTCTTCTGTCCCCACTGTGGGGAGGACGCATCTGAGGCCCAGGAGGTGACCATCCCCCGGGGGGATGGGGTGACCCCACCGGCTGGCACTGCAGCAcccgctcccccacccctggcccaggATGCCCCCGGGAGAGCGGACACTTCCCAGCCCAGGTACTGGCTTTGCCCTTGCCTTCTGTCTTCCCTGCGCAGTCCCCATCTGCCCTAGACATTCACGCCTTCTCCCACAGTGCCCGGATGCGGGGGCAGGGGGAGCCTCGGCGTCCACCCTGCGACCCTCTGGCCGACACCATCGACAGCTCAGGGCCCTCCCTAACCCTGCCCAATGGGGGCTGCCTCTCAGCTGTAGGGCTGCCACCAGGGCCAGGCCGGGAGGCCCTGGAGAAGGCCCTGGTCATCCAGGAGTCAGAGAGGTAAGTAGGGGTTGCACGCGCGGGCACGGCCGCTAGGACTGGGGCTGGGAGTGTGGATCTGTGGTTCTTGGGGCTGTTACTTGAATCTGAGGGGCCCTTACCCCGGCAGGCGGAAAAAGCTCCGGTTCCACCCTCGGCAGTTGTACCTGTCCGTAAAGCAAGGGGAGCTGCAGAAGGTGATCCTGATGCTGTGTGAGTGTCCCCCTTGTTCATTCAGCAGACCCTACCTGAGCTCTGCTTATGTGCCCATCCCTGGGCTCGGAGCCAGGAGGGCAGCCATGAGGGTCATGGTCTTTGCCCTGAAGGACTTAGGCTGCTAGGGGATGCAGACGCACAGGTCGCCCGTGATGATGGGGACTGTGGTGGCAATAAGCACAGAGGCCCTGGGCCCTGTTCTGAGAGCTTACACACTTTCACTCACTTGTATCTTCCCAGCGGAGACTCAGAGTGGTGAACTGGCTTGCCCAGTGCACAGGGTACTGAGGGGCTGGGGCCTTTTGAACTTGGGCAGAGCTGGTGCTCTTTAACATCTTAATTCTCATGAGACTGTGCCACAGTGGATGTGAGCACAGGAGAGGCCCAGGAGGCACCCCTGACCCAGCTTGGGGTCCTgagaagccttcctggaggagatgcCACCCACCCCCTCGCTTGCTCACCGCATGTCCCTCCCTCTCCCGGTGTGGTGGGCTCTCCCCACAGTGGACAACCTGGACCCCAACTTCCAGAGTGACCAGCAGAGCAAGCGCACACCCCTGCACGCGGCTGCCCAGAAGGGCTCTGTGGAGATCTGCCATGTGCTGCTGCAGGTCAGCATGGGCCCCGCCTGGGACCACAgcacccaccccaccccgacccagcccctccctggtGCCAACAGCCCCTCCGTGCAGGCTGGAGCCAACATCAATGCCGTGGACAAGCAGCAGCGGACGCCGCTGATGGAGGCCGTGGTGAACAACCATCTGGAGGTGGCTCGCTACATGGTGCAGCGTGGGGGCTGTGTCTACAGCAAGGTGCGTGGCCGGACAGGCCTGGCTGGGCTCAGGGGCTGGGCCTGAGGTGCCAGCCTGAGGGCTCATTTGCCCGCGTCACCCCCAGGAGGAAGACGGCTCCACCTGCCTCCACCACGCCGCCAAAATTGGGAACCTGGAGATGGTCAGCCTGCTGCTGAGCACGGGACAGGTGGACGTCAATGCCCAGGTCAGCAGCCTGGTCCCCTTTCTCCCTCGTCTGACCTCTGACCCTTCCCCTGCATGTCACACTGTTCCACCCTGTTCATATCTCTATTCCCTGCTTCACTTGTATTTCTCTTaactcttttctgtttctttctgtttttctttaccaGTTTTCAAAATGAGTTGTTGCCTTAATCTCTGGAACTGGCCAGTATTAACTCAGTTTTTTACCTGTTGGAGGTGTTTTAGTCTGTGTTCCCCTTGATCTTTGAGCCGTTCCATCCTTTGTCCAGAAGAAGCCCCTTGCCACAGACTTCTGTGGCTTTGAACTGATCCAGTAGCCTTTGAGAGCATCCTTGTCAGCAGCTGTCCTGCGCCAGACTCAGACTTTACCACTTTCTAAGAAACTCTGGTCCGTTTAagtgggaaaattttttttttggagactACAACAATCTGTGTACCTGGAGGGGGTTATTGCTATTGGGTCCCTGCTTCTCTTGTAAGTGGGTAGATCtaggaaatattttttagaaagagaaaaattactttGCAGTCATGAGCAGTAGACACTATTAGTCCcagtttataaatgaagaaacggAGACCCAGAGACCTTAAATTACCTGCCCCGGGGCCCCACTGCCTGTGAACGGTGGAGCCCTGACTCTGTGTGAGCGGCGGGAGCTGTGTCTccaccctcccccttccctccccgcccccaggacAGCGGCGGGTGGACCCCCATCATCTGGGCTGCAGAGCACAAGCACATAGAAGTGATCCGCATGCTTCTGACACGGGGCGCGGACGTCACTCTCACCGACAACGTGAGTGCGGGGTTGGTGGGGATGCCGGAGGTGGGCTCAGTCCTGCCCTGCGCCTGAGCTAGGTGCGCCAGCTGGGTTCAAGCCTCGCCCCCTTCCACTTCCACAGGAGGAGAACATCTGCCTGCACTGGGCCTCCTTCACCGGCAGCGCCGCCATCGCCGAGGTCCTCCTGAACGCCCGCTGCGACCTCCACGCTGTCAATTACCACGGGGACACACCCCTGCACATCGCGGCCCGGGAGAGCTACCACGACTGCGTGCTGTGAGCCCCCACCCGGCACCCAGCCCCACACGCGCCCCTCTGCCACCTCTCACGGCCAGGTGCCCCACGGGCTCCTGTCCCCTCCCAGGTTGTTCCTGTCACGCGGGGCGAACCCTGAGCTGCGGAACAAGGAGGGGGACACGGCGTGGGACCTGACCCCCGAGCGGTCCGACGTGTGGTTTGCCCTCCAGCTCAACCGCAAGCTCCGGCTCGGGGTGGGGAATCGGGCCATCCGCACGGAGAAGATCATCTGCCGGTGAGCCTGGGCTCTCTCCGCAcccagagccccctccccaggccccttgGAGCCTCGGAGTCCCCAGAACCACCTCCGTTCCCCCTGAAACACATACAGATAGAGTTGGCAGATACAGCAAATAAAAATAGACACCTGGCTAAATTAGAATTTCAAGTGAACAACGCatacttttttaatgtttaagagTGTTCTGAGAGTATATTTGGGacatgaaagtgagagtgttaatcactcagtcttgtccgactctgtgacctcgtggactgtagcctgccaggctcctctgtccatgggattctccaggcaagaatactggactgggttgccatggcctcctccaggggatcttgctaacccagggttcgaacccaggtctcccacattgtaggtgaattctttactgtctgagtcaccagggaagccctgtactaaaaaaattatttcctgatTATCtgatctgaaattcagatttttaacTAAGTGTCCTGCCTTTGATCTGCGAACCTTACTCCCCACCCCTGATGAACCCCCAGaacaccctctcccctcccctggccctCTCCTTGCTTCTAGGGAAGCCCTCACCCCATACTCTAGCCACCCAGCTCCATCTCCCCTCCTGCCAGGGACGTGGCTCGGGGCTATGAGAACGTCCCCATCCCCTGTGTCAATGGTGTGGACGGGGAGCCCTGCCCCGAGGATTACAAGTACATCTCAGAGAACTGCGAGACGTCCACCATGAACATTGACCGCAACATTACCCACCTGCAGGTTAGTGTGGGGCCCTGGGACCTCCTCCCAAAGGGGCACCCAGAGCCGCTAAGTGGAGCCGGGCACGTTGTGCCAACAAGGATGTCTGGCCAAGGTGTTGGGGCTGAAAGGGACCTCTGGTGTGGGCTTGCATCCACCTGGGGAGGGGGACCTTTTTCTAGGACACATGAAGGTATCACATAGGCTCATGGTGGCCCTAGAGATACCCGCATCAGCAGCATCTTGATTCCCCCTCATCCTgggaccatcaccaccactacctTACAGTGTGGACCCTAGAGAAAGGACAGCAGTTGGGGGCTTGTGGGGGGAAGCTGAGGGGCCTGGGCCGATTCTGAGGGGTGAGCtgaccctgcctcctgccccagcaCTGCACGTGTGTGGATGACTGCTCCAGCTCCAACTGCCTGTGTGGCCAGCTCAGCATCCGCTGTTGGTATGACAAGGTGCGTGCCCTGGCCACCTGCCCATCCACTCCTCCGGAGCTGGCCTCTGACACCAACCCTCTGGGGCCTTGTCCCTTGCCTTCTGTCCTGTGGCGGAAGTAGCGGAGAGGGCAGGGCGAGACCCGAGACTCCTAGGACGTTGCCAAGACAGAGCCTTGGTGTATGCAAATCAAGGGCGATGGTTGTGGGTTTCCTGTAGCGTATACGTGGCCTCCCTGAGTCTGTGGTGGGGTCAGTGATGGATTTTTCGGTGAAGTCTTGGGAGTCCTGGGCAGCTGAGGGGAGCACCACACAAAAACCACTGTCTTCCCGTCCCTCAACCCCAGGATGGGCGGCTGCTCCAGGAATTTAACAAGATCGAGCCCCCGCTGATTTTTGAGTGTAACCAGGCATGTTCCTGCTGGAGAAACTGCAAGAACAGAGTAGTGCAGAGCGGCATCAAGTGAGTCCCTGCCCCTCGGCCCTCCTCACCCcgctttctcccttctctcctttggGAAGCTTCCATGTCACCCCCCTCAATACCGTCCTCTCTCCCACCTTCAGGGTGCGACTGCAGCTCTACCGAACAGCCAAGATGGGCTGGGGGGTCCGTGCCCTGCAGACCATTCCCCAGG from Bos indicus isolate NIAB-ARS_2022 breed Sahiwal x Tharparkar chromosome 23, NIAB-ARS_B.indTharparkar_mat_pri_1.0, whole genome shotgun sequence carries:
- the EHMT2 gene encoding histone-lysine N-methyltransferase EHMT2 isoform X2, whose translation is MRGLPRGRGLMRARGRGRAAPPGSRGRGRGGAHRGRGRPRSLLSLPRAQASWAPQLPTGLTSPPIPCVPSQGEAPAEMGALVLEKEPRGATERVHGSLGDTSRSEETLPKANPDSLETAGPSSPASVTVTVGDEGADTPVGATPLIGDEPENLEGDGDLHGGRILLGHATKSFPSSPSKGGACPSRAKMSMTGAGKSPPSVQSLAMRLLSMPGAQGAPAAGPEPPPATASPEGQPKVHRARKTMSKPGNGQPPVPEKRPPEVQHFRMSDDVHSLGKVTSDVAKRRKLNSGGGLSEELASTRSSGEVTLEKGDPGSLEEWETVVGDDFSLYYDSYSVDERVDSDSKSEVEALAEQLSEEEEEEEEEEEEEEEEEEEEEEEEEDEESGNQSDRSGSSGRRKAKKKWRKDSPWVKPSRKRRKREPPRAKEPRGVSNDTSSLETERGFEELPLCSCRMEAPKIDRISERAGHKCMATESVDGELSGCNAAILKRETMRPSSRVALMVLCETHRARMVKHHCCPGCGYFCTAGTFLECHPDFRVAHRFHKACVSQLNGMVFCPHCGEDASEAQEVTIPRGDGVTPPAGTAAPAPPPLAQDAPGRADTSQPSARMRGQGEPRRPPCDPLADTIDSSGPSLTLPNGGCLSAVGLPPGPGREALEKALVIQESERRKKLRFHPRQLYLSVKQGELQKVILMLLDNLDPNFQSDQQSKRTPLHAAAQKGSVEICHVLLQAGANINAVDKQQRTPLMEAVVNNHLEVARYMVQRGGCVYSKEEDGSTCLHHAAKIGNLEMVSLLLSTGQVDVNAQDSGGWTPIIWAAEHKHIEVIRMLLTRGADVTLTDNEENICLHWASFTGSAAIAEVLLNARCDLHAVNYHGDTPLHIAARESYHDCVLLFLSRGANPELRNKEGDTAWDLTPERSDVWFALQLNRKLRLGVGNRAIRTEKIICRDVARGYENVPIPCVNGVDGEPCPEDYKYISENCETSTMNIDRNITHLQHCTCVDDCSSSNCLCGQLSIRCWYDKDGRLLQEFNKIEPPLIFECNQACSCWRNCKNRVVQSGIKVRLQLYRTAKMGWGVRALQTIPQGTFICEYVGELISDAEADVREDDSYLFDLDNKDGEVYCIDARYYGNISRFINHLCDPNIIPVRVFMLHQDLRFPRIAFFSSRDIRAGEELGFDYGDRFWDIKSKYFTCQCGSEKCKHSAEAIALEQSRLARLDPHPELLPELSSLPPVNP
- the EHMT2 gene encoding histone-lysine N-methyltransferase EHMT2 isoform X1 → MRGLPRGRGLMRARGRGRAAPPGSRGRGRGGAHRGRGRPRSLLSLPRAQASWAPQLPTGLTSPPIPCVPSQGEAPAEMGALVLEKEPRGATERVHGSLGDTSRSEETLPKANPDSLETAGPSSPASVTVTVGDEGADTPVGATPLIGDEPENLEGDGDLHGGRILLGHATKSFPSSPSKGGACPSRAKMSMTGAGKSPPSVQSLAMRLLSMPGAQGAPAAGPEPPPATASPEGQPKVHRARKTMSKPGNGQPPVPEKRPPEVQHFRMSDDVHSLGKVTSDVAKRRKLNSGGGLSEELASTRSSGEVTLEKGDPGSLEEWETVVGDDFSLYYDSYSVDERVDSDSKSEVEALAEQLSEEEEEEEEEEEEEEEEEEEEEEEEEDEESGNQSDRSGSSGRRKAKKKWRKDSPWVKPSRKRRKREPPRAKEPRGVNGVGSSGPSEYMEVPLGSLELPSEGTLSPNHAGVSNDTSSLETERGFEELPLCSCRMEAPKIDRISERAGHKCMATESVDGELSGCNAAILKRETMRPSSRVALMVLCETHRARMVKHHCCPGCGYFCTAGTFLECHPDFRVAHRFHKACVSQLNGMVFCPHCGEDASEAQEVTIPRGDGVTPPAGTAAPAPPPLAQDAPGRADTSQPSARMRGQGEPRRPPCDPLADTIDSSGPSLTLPNGGCLSAVGLPPGPGREALEKALVIQESERRKKLRFHPRQLYLSVKQGELQKVILMLLDNLDPNFQSDQQSKRTPLHAAAQKGSVEICHVLLQAGANINAVDKQQRTPLMEAVVNNHLEVARYMVQRGGCVYSKEEDGSTCLHHAAKIGNLEMVSLLLSTGQVDVNAQDSGGWTPIIWAAEHKHIEVIRMLLTRGADVTLTDNEENICLHWASFTGSAAIAEVLLNARCDLHAVNYHGDTPLHIAARESYHDCVLLFLSRGANPELRNKEGDTAWDLTPERSDVWFALQLNRKLRLGVGNRAIRTEKIICRDVARGYENVPIPCVNGVDGEPCPEDYKYISENCETSTMNIDRNITHLQHCTCVDDCSSSNCLCGQLSIRCWYDKDGRLLQEFNKIEPPLIFECNQACSCWRNCKNRVVQSGIKVRLQLYRTAKMGWGVRALQTIPQGTFICEYVGELISDAEADVREDDSYLFDLDNKDGEVYCIDARYYGNISRFINHLCDPNIIPVRVFMLHQDLRFPRIAFFSSRDIRAGEELGFDYGDRFWDIKSKYFTCQCGSEKCKHSAEAIALEQSRLARLDPHPELLPELSSLPPVNP
- the EHMT2 gene encoding histone-lysine N-methyltransferase EHMT2 isoform X3, producing MAAAAGAAAAAAAEGEAPAEMGALVLEKEPRGATERVHGSLGDTSRSEETLPKANPDSLETAGPSSPASVTVTVGDEGADTPVGATPLIGDEPENLEGDGDLHGGRILLGHATKSFPSSPSKGGACPSRAKMSMTGAGKSPPSVQSLAMRLLSMPGAQGAPAAGPEPPPATASPEGQPKVHRARKTMSKPGNGQPPVPEKRPPEVQHFRMSDDVHSLGKVTSDVAKRRKLNSGGGLSEELASTRSSGEVTLEKGDPGSLEEWETVVGDDFSLYYDSYSVDERVDSDSKSEVEALAEQLSEEEEEEEEEEEEEEEEEEEEEEEEEDEESGNQSDRSGSSGRRKAKKKWRKDSPWVKPSRKRRKREPPRAKEPRGVNGVGSSGPSEYMEVPLGSLELPSEGTLSPNHAGVSNDTSSLETERGFEELPLCSCRMEAPKIDRISERAGHKCMATESVDGELSGCNAAILKRETMRPSSRVALMVLCETHRARMVKHHCCPGCGYFCTAGTFLECHPDFRVAHRFHKACVSQLNGMVFCPHCGEDASEAQEVTIPRGDGVTPPAGTAAPAPPPLAQDAPGRADTSQPSARMRGQGEPRRPPCDPLADTIDSSGPSLTLPNGGCLSAVGLPPGPGREALEKALVIQESERRKKLRFHPRQLYLSVKQGELQKVILMLLDNLDPNFQSDQQSKRTPLHAAAQKGSVEICHVLLQAGANINAVDKQQRTPLMEAVVNNHLEVARYMVQRGGCVYSKEEDGSTCLHHAAKIGNLEMVSLLLSTGQVDVNAQDSGGWTPIIWAAEHKHIEVIRMLLTRGADVTLTDNEENICLHWASFTGSAAIAEVLLNARCDLHAVNYHGDTPLHIAARESYHDCVLLFLSRGANPELRNKEGDTAWDLTPERSDVWFALQLNRKLRLGVGNRAIRTEKIICRDVARGYENVPIPCVNGVDGEPCPEDYKYISENCETSTMNIDRNITHLQHCTCVDDCSSSNCLCGQLSIRCWYDKDGRLLQEFNKIEPPLIFECNQACSCWRNCKNRVVQSGIKVRLQLYRTAKMGWGVRALQTIPQGTFICEYVGELISDAEADVREDDSYLFDLDNKDGEVYCIDARYYGNISRFINHLCDPNIIPVRVFMLHQDLRFPRIAFFSSRDIRAGEELGFDYGDRFWDIKSKYFTCQCGSEKCKHSAEAIALEQSRLARLDPHPELLPELSSLPPVNP
- the EHMT2 gene encoding histone-lysine N-methyltransferase EHMT2 isoform X4, with protein sequence MAAAAGAAAAAAAEGEAPAEMGALVLEKEPRGATERVHGSLGDTSRSEETLPKANPDSLETAGPSSPASVTVTVGDEGADTPVGATPLIGDEPENLEGDGDLHGGRILLGHATKSFPSSPSKGGACPSRAKMSMTGAGKSPPSVQSLAMRLLSMPGAQGAPAAGPEPPPATASPEGQPKVHRARKTMSKPGNGQPPVPEKRPPEVQHFRMSDDVHSLGKVTSDVAKRRKLNSGGGLSEELASTRSSGEVTLEKGDPGSLEEWETVVGDDFSLYYDSYSVDERVDSDSKSEVEALAEQLSEEEEEEEEEEEEEEEEEEEEEEEEEDEESGNQSDRSGSSGRRKAKKKWRKDSPWVKPSRKRRKREPPRAKEPRGVSNDTSSLETERGFEELPLCSCRMEAPKIDRISERAGHKCMATESVDGELSGCNAAILKRETMRPSSRVALMVLCETHRARMVKHHCCPGCGYFCTAGTFLECHPDFRVAHRFHKACVSQLNGMVFCPHCGEDASEAQEVTIPRGDGVTPPAGTAAPAPPPLAQDAPGRADTSQPSARMRGQGEPRRPPCDPLADTIDSSGPSLTLPNGGCLSAVGLPPGPGREALEKALVIQESERRKKLRFHPRQLYLSVKQGELQKVILMLLDNLDPNFQSDQQSKRTPLHAAAQKGSVEICHVLLQAGANINAVDKQQRTPLMEAVVNNHLEVARYMVQRGGCVYSKEEDGSTCLHHAAKIGNLEMVSLLLSTGQVDVNAQDSGGWTPIIWAAEHKHIEVIRMLLTRGADVTLTDNEENICLHWASFTGSAAIAEVLLNARCDLHAVNYHGDTPLHIAARESYHDCVLLFLSRGANPELRNKEGDTAWDLTPERSDVWFALQLNRKLRLGVGNRAIRTEKIICRDVARGYENVPIPCVNGVDGEPCPEDYKYISENCETSTMNIDRNITHLQHCTCVDDCSSSNCLCGQLSIRCWYDKDGRLLQEFNKIEPPLIFECNQACSCWRNCKNRVVQSGIKVRLQLYRTAKMGWGVRALQTIPQGTFICEYVGELISDAEADVREDDSYLFDLDNKDGEVYCIDARYYGNISRFINHLCDPNIIPVRVFMLHQDLRFPRIAFFSSRDIRAGEELGFDYGDRFWDIKSKYFTCQCGSEKCKHSAEAIALEQSRLARLDPHPELLPELSSLPPVNP